One region of Armatimonadota bacterium genomic DNA includes:
- a CDS encoding PqqD family protein, with amino-acid sequence MGSLYTIAAQYLPFIRKKPALSRQQALKTRPIRNPLVEWTKDELGEVSVFIPRRKDRIARILCWLFRAPEKREIVLGEVGGFVWELCDGEHSVDSIVSAITNRYKITRREAEASVGVYLKMLADRKLLGFRVGGSGKKNEQTSRK; translated from the coding sequence GTGGGTTCGCTTTATACTATCGCGGCTCAATATCTGCCCTTTATTAGAAAGAAACCAGCGCTGAGCCGCCAACAAGCGCTCAAGACTCGGCCTATCAGGAATCCGCTGGTTGAATGGACGAAGGACGAACTGGGTGAAGTAAGCGTATTTATCCCTAGGCGAAAAGACCGCATAGCGCGGATTCTGTGTTGGCTGTTCCGTGCGCCTGAAAAGCGCGAGATTGTGCTTGGCGAAGTCGGCGGTTTTGTTTGGGAGCTTTGCGATGGTGAACACAGCGTTGATTCGATAGTTTCAGCAATCACTAATCGGTATAAGATTACACGACGAGAAGCAGAGGCGTCGGTGGGCGTATACTTGAAGATGCTAGCCGACCGGAAGCTTCTTGGTTTTCGAGTTGGAGGCAGTGGCAAGAAAAATGAACAAACCAGTCGAAAGTAA
- a CDS encoding FtsX-like permease family protein, with product MNKPVESKEIGRQIQLPLSKAFRISLTSIRIRFWRSMITAGGIFLGIAFLASVLTTALIQQHLPGPSDPAAAAEAANRRTWLVIMSLVVCTVGITNSMLMSVTERYKEIGTMKCLGALDIFVVELFLLEALILGIIASFLGWIVGFGSISLLALATHGWAVVGKIHSIQILEHLGLSMLVGGLLTVIATIPPAIRAAKMPPAIALRVEI from the coding sequence ATGAACAAACCAGTCGAAAGTAAAGAAATTGGTCGGCAAATTCAGCTTCCATTGAGCAAAGCTTTTAGAATCAGCCTGACGAGTATAAGAATCAGATTTTGGCGCTCTATGATTACGGCTGGCGGCATATTTTTAGGAATCGCATTTCTTGCGTCAGTGCTTACGACTGCGCTAATCCAACAACATCTGCCAGGGCCTTCTGACCCGGCGGCTGCAGCGGAGGCAGCAAATCGGCGAACTTGGTTGGTAATCATGTCGCTTGTGGTTTGCACTGTGGGCATTACGAATTCCATGCTTATGTCTGTTACCGAAAGGTATAAAGAAATTGGCACAATGAAATGTTTGGGAGCGCTTGATATTTTCGTTGTGGAGCTTTTCTTATTGGAGGCGCTAATTCTTGGAATCATAGCGTCGTTCCTTGGTTGGATTGTAGGTTTCGGAAGTATCTCGCTTCTTGCACTGGCTACCCACGGCTGGGCGGTGGTTGGCAAGATTCACTCAATCCAAATATTAGAGCACCTGGGGTTGTCCATGTTGGTTGGAGGGTTGCTGACGGTAATTGCGACAATACCTCCTGCAATAAGAGCGGCAAAAATGCCACCAGCAATTGCCTTAAGGGTGGAAATATAG
- a CDS encoding ABC transporter ATP-binding protein encodes MASNEYVVRTKDLCKEFVMGDTVLRALDGVQLDVRRGEYISIMGPSGSGKSTLFNMIGGLDKPTSGSVFINDVDMAQLDAHELAYLRCRTIGYIFQTFNLIPVMTALENVTLPTVFAGTPTDEGIEKGIKLLTLVGLGDRLHHKPSELSGGQQQRVAIARALANDPAIILADEPTGNLDLKTGKEIILLLKRLNQEQGVTIISATHDLKMIDVSDRVVWIRDGKIERIEERSEIELKVGELEGVEQ; translated from the coding sequence ATGGCATCAAACGAGTATGTAGTTAGAACAAAGGACCTCTGCAAAGAGTTTGTTATGGGCGACACTGTTTTGCGGGCGCTCGATGGTGTGCAGCTCGATGTGCGCAGGGGTGAGTATATCTCAATAATGGGCCCCTCTGGCTCTGGGAAGTCTACGCTGTTTAACATGATTGGCGGGTTGGACAAGCCAACATCAGGTTCTGTATTTATTAACGACGTAGACATGGCACAGCTTGATGCACATGAGCTTGCTTATCTGAGGTGCAGAACCATCGGCTATATTTTCCAAACTTTCAACTTAATACCAGTAATGACGGCCCTAGAAAACGTCACCTTGCCGACAGTTTTCGCTGGAACACCCACGGACGAAGGTATCGAGAAAGGTATAAAACTTCTGACCCTTGTTGGACTTGGTGATAGATTGCATCATAAGCCCTCTGAGCTTTCGGGTGGTCAGCAGCAGCGCGTTGCAATCGCCCGTGCATTAGCGAATGACCCCGCCATAATTCTTGCCGACGAGCCAACCGGAAACCTTGACCTCAAGACGGGTAAAGAAATAATACTGCTTCTAAAAAGGCTCAATCAGGAACAAGGGGTAACTATTATCTCCGCAACTCATGACCTTAAGATGATTGACGTCTCCGACCGCGTTGTCTGGATACGAGATGGCAAGATAGAGCGCATCGAGGAGAGGTCGGAAATTGAGCTGAAGGTCGGCGAACTTGAGGGCGTCGAGCAGTAA